Below is a genomic region from Medicago truncatula cultivar Jemalong A17 chromosome 3, MtrunA17r5.0-ANR, whole genome shotgun sequence.
aattatttcACTGTTTCCTTAATCTTCTTCATCTCCGAATCATTCTTCAGCATCTCTCCCATATTCCCTCTCTCTCCGTcctttttatcttcttaatctTTTTCACCTTCTTCACACACATACTTCTTCAATTCTCACTATGTCTTCTTCACTCGTCAAGATCCAAGACGATCTTCACCGTCTTTCAATCAAAGATCtggtattttcttttttacatttttgtatttcaattttcgttttttatgtttttttgggtACCCAATTGGGTTTTCTAATCAAAGTTTCAATATTTGTGTTTTGGGTCGTATCTTTTTTTAACCGACCTATTAGGGTTATCCTGTTTTTGATTctgttgttgattttttatatgTAGATTGAAAATAGGAGTGAAGAAGAGGAGAATCATCATGTTGGATTTGGAAAACATGGTGGAACGTGCGCAATTTGTTTAGATAATATAGTGTTGCAAGAAACTGCTCTTGTTAAAGGTTGCGAGCATGCTTACTGgtaaaaataaatttctttatatgtttcttttctttttgaattaaGTGTATTGTAATCATGTTTAGTGCTACTTTCCAAATGAAAATTATTAGAGTTTGTTATCAATTTACTAGTTCGTTATCAATTTTTCACAACTAATACAAAGAATTACAATGGATAAGATTGAATGGAATAGGTCTTTGAGATTGCAAGATGCATAAACTCTTTGTAATTGAAGCTTTGACAAgctcatttttaacattttctaaaattcatgttttaactttaaaaaattggGTGACATGCATTGAACTCATAATGACTATTCGTAAGAGAGgttttttattggtttattgatgtgtttagcccttgcaattaggcggcatttaaaaattcgtccctgtaattgctaatcctggcattttaaccctgcaattgttaatcgtttaaaatttggtccttggaccaaattaatcactgccacgtcactaatttgatgacgtggcaatcactgtcacacatgaaattccaattttgcccttaagaagaggacaaaatattgaagaaagaattggaaacccaggggtaaatttggaatttcatgtggcgtggcagtgattaagtggggagagggacgaaattttaaatgattaacaattgcagggttaaaatgccaggattagcaattacagggacgaatttttaaatgccgcctaattgcaagggctaaacacatcaataagccttttttattttatttttttctcatgtTAGGATGAAGTTTTGTAGGAGTTTAACTTCGTAGATGAAGACATGAATAgttttataagagaaattattaagaagaatctagagattaatgaattggagaaagacatggtttttgatagaacactatggagtcatttgattcatgtagccgaccccatttagtgggataaggcttggtggctgttgttgttttttcctaaatgtattttatcattttggCTAAATAAGGTTAGCATAGTAGAAATTTCAATAGTACAGGATATTCTGCCTTTGATTCCACACTATAAATTGTAACTGTTTTGTGGGCAAGTTTTTTCAGGGCATCTGATAAAATTGGTGTGATAGGTTCTTCTGAAATAAGTGATGTTTTGATGTATTGTTGTGTTTTCTTAAACTAGAATGTTTCTGGATTTATAAAAGTATATTTACTTCTAATTGAAACAAATGTTTGTACTTTTGTTGAGTCTGTATTTGTTTTTGATGGTTTTGCTTTCCTTTTGTGTAGTGTAACATGCATCCTTCATTGGGCCACATACAGTCAGAAAGTTACCTGCCCTCAGTGCAAACATCCATTTGAGTTCCTAACTGTTCATCGCACACTTGATGGAAGGTAATATCAAATATCactatttattttggtttttacgTCTGATTAACTTCATGCTACTTCTTGTTGAAATGCTTATCAAAGCAAGTTGTGTTACCATTGTTGTTCCATTAAATTTTCAGCTTTACTGATCATCTAGTTAATATAGCTGAATTCCTTGTAAAGTTTGTCGCCGTGTCTATAGGATTTCATTATAGATAGATACAAATGATGGATGgaaataaactttattttggaAATACCTGATCTATTAACGTCTGGTTAatgaataatttaaattttcagATTGGTTTCGACTCCCAAGAGTACTCGGAATAATTAGATAATTGCAATCTTGTTATAGTGTtaacagttttattttttgtcaaaattctCAGCTCCTTCAATTATGTTCACAGTTCTATAGAATACTACCATCTCATCAAACATGAACTTTTTTACTAGAAAGTCAGTCAAACAAATAGTTAAACTACGTAATTTGTTATCCCTATTATACAACATTATATGTTATTAGTTTCTTTTTGACAATTCAATTTCTCTTTGACACTAATTTCAATGAATCCTTAATTCAGAAAAGTGGTTGAAATCGTGTGCTAACTGCTTGACCTTTAATGCTCGACAGTATTCGAGATTACATGTTTGAGGAAAGTGTTTGCCTACTACTTCGGGCTCAATGGTTCAAGCCTTTAACTGTCGAAGAGCGTGTGGTTGAAGAAGATATCTATGAAGAATTAGTTGACTACTATTATCAGTTTGAAAATGACGATGATCTAGATGATGAGGATTATTATGGTGGTTCAGCTAGTGTACGGATTGGCAACCGTAGATGGGGAGACAACGGTTTTGTAAGGGCTGGGCGTCAAGAAGCTCGGCCGGTCCATCGACCAAGCTTCCAGGATTCGGGAGCAAGCTCAAGTTCATCGCGTGAGCcaaaaaagaaagaggattCAAAAGTTATGACAGGGAGACGGGCAAAGAGGGCGctgaaaagagaagctgctgaTAAGGCAGCTGAAGCAAAGCATCAGC
It encodes:
- the LOC120579684 gene encoding uncharacterized protein, with product MSSSLVKIQDDLHRLSIKDLIENRSEEEENHHVGFGKHGGTCAICLDNIVLQETALVKGCEHAYCVTCILHWATYSQKVTCPQCKHPFEFLTVHRTLDGSIRDYMFEESVCLLLRAQWFKPLTVEERVVEEDIYEELVDYYYQFENDDDLDDEDYYGGSASVRIGNRRWGDNGFVRAGRQEARPVHRPSFQDSGASSSSSREPKKKEDSKVMTGRRAKRALKREAADKAAEAKHQQHLARFGRK